A region of Methanocorpusculum labreanum Z DNA encodes the following proteins:
- a CDS encoding A24 family peptidase C-terminal domain-containing protein gives MILSLPLALSAFLVLATFLYACWQDLKTRTIYAVTWYPAAVACGVLVIWFWVEFFSAPWGVYVLCTSVFIALLMFLFTYFGLFGVADGKAMILLSLAVPITPFADWIFPSLALSSLVNGAVFALIVPVVFLIRNLALKNKAPFWLMCSGKPVPGDSITNYFGFVSEDITEENGIISRKFCRAHSSIRALKTQSGLSIRNLREDPKTYARQLELYAKAGDVWISYGVPFMIPITIGYIFALFGFSLVDLVLGILLL, from the coding sequence ATGATTCTTTCACTGCCGCTTGCATTGTCGGCATTTCTGGTTCTCGCGACCTTTCTCTATGCTTGCTGGCAGGATTTAAAGACCCGTACGATTTATGCCGTTACGTGGTATCCGGCTGCCGTTGCCTGCGGAGTTCTGGTTATCTGGTTCTGGGTCGAATTTTTTTCAGCTCCGTGGGGAGTGTATGTATTATGTACGTCGGTTTTCATCGCTCTGCTGATGTTCCTTTTCACCTATTTCGGTCTCTTCGGCGTTGCAGACGGAAAAGCCATGATCCTTTTATCTCTCGCGGTCCCAATTACTCCATTTGCCGACTGGATTTTCCCCTCTCTTGCTCTGTCCTCTCTCGTGAACGGTGCGGTCTTTGCGTTGATCGTTCCGGTCGTGTTCCTTATCCGGAATCTTGCCTTGAAAAATAAAGCGCCGTTCTGGCTGATGTGTTCGGGAAAACCAGTCCCGGGAGATTCCATCACCAATTATTTTGGTTTCGTATCCGAGGACATCACCGAAGAGAATGGAATCATCTCCCGGAAATTCTGCCGCGCACACAGTTCGATCCGTGCTCTGAAAACCCAGTCGGGTTTATCGATCCGCAATCTCCGTGAGGATCCAAAAACCTATGCCCGCCAGCTTGAACTGTATGCAAAAGCCGGCGATGTCTGGATATCGTACGGCGTTCCGTTCATGATCCCGATCACGATCGGCTATATCTTTGCCCTCTTTGGATTTTCTCTTGTGGATCTGGTTCTTGGGATCCTTCTACTGTAA
- the cofH gene encoding 5-amino-6-(D-ribitylamino)uracil--L-tyrosine 4-hydroxyphenyl transferase CofH: MNVTTILNDVLGGSRLTEDEAAFLFSVQNRDIWKVAEAADIIRERKNGDVVTYVRNMNIHMTNICKNCCGLCAFGRKSTDPEAFCFTDEEFREHTKDAGRKKVTEVSYLSGIHPEFTIESYEKMIRTFHEEIPGIHVHGCSPDEILFAANQSDITTKEALIRLKDAGLGSVQGTAAEILVDRVRNIICSKKLSTAEWVRIIKEASEVGFRATSTIMYGSVETEKERARHLSVLRDVQDETGVFTELVPLAFLHKNTPLERAGIVNHDATGREDILLIAISRLFLDNFDNIQVPWSKIGRKVTQLSLMAGGNDVGGTMFVDALSKDAGGGDESDYFSPEDMKIMCDDIGRTLRQRDTFYNLI, translated from the coding sequence ATGAACGTCACCACCATTCTGAATGATGTCCTTGGAGGCTCACGGCTCACGGAAGATGAAGCTGCATTCCTGTTCTCGGTGCAAAACCGGGATATATGGAAGGTTGCCGAGGCCGCCGATATCATTCGCGAACGAAAAAACGGCGATGTCGTAACATATGTCCGAAACATGAACATCCACATGACCAACATCTGCAAAAACTGTTGCGGGTTATGTGCATTCGGACGAAAGAGTACCGATCCCGAGGCTTTCTGCTTCACGGATGAAGAGTTCCGGGAGCATACCAAAGATGCGGGCAGAAAAAAGGTCACCGAGGTCTCGTATCTTTCCGGAATTCACCCGGAATTCACCATCGAAAGTTACGAAAAGATGATCCGGACATTCCACGAAGAGATCCCCGGCATCCACGTTCACGGATGCAGCCCGGATGAGATTTTGTTTGCAGCGAACCAAAGCGACATCACAACAAAAGAAGCACTCATTCGGCTAAAAGATGCGGGACTCGGTTCAGTCCAGGGAACGGCGGCGGAGATTCTCGTCGACCGTGTTCGAAACATCATCTGCAGTAAAAAACTCTCCACGGCAGAGTGGGTCAGGATCATCAAAGAAGCCTCGGAAGTTGGATTTCGAGCAACGTCCACGATCATGTACGGATCGGTGGAAACGGAAAAGGAACGGGCACGCCATCTATCGGTCCTTCGCGACGTCCAGGACGAAACCGGTGTATTTACCGAACTTGTTCCGCTGGCGTTCCTGCACAAAAATACGCCGCTCGAACGGGCAGGAATCGTAAACCATGATGCAACAGGACGCGAAGACATTCTGCTGATCGCCATTTCACGGCTGTTTTTGGACAACTTCGACAACATCCAGGTACCCTGGTCGAAGATCGGACGAAAGGTCACACAGTTGTCCCTGATGGCGGGAGGAAATGATGTCGGGGGGACGATGTTTGTGGACGCCCTTTCAAAGGATGCCGGCGGCGGAGATGAATCGGATTACTTCAGTCCCGAAGACATGAAAATAATGTGTGACGATATCGGCAGGACACTTCGTCAGAGAGACACGTTCTATAATCTCATCTGA
- a CDS encoding S26 family signal peptidase, whose protein sequence is MSLSIPKLPESKDPKVNFIRDILIVFIIVAAIGCALFAVSGTWPALVAVESESMVPNLNVNDLVFVVDENRYGGFMTMVEAQEAGVISFGGYGDVIVYQPNGVTGVTPIIHRAITWINESVAEDAGFTGDAAHAGYITKGDNNDLIDQDAIFSAYGRMQPVKEEWIVGKALFAIPLIGFIPLHLFESALIVVLIIVIIELVSRKLKKNKETKTKGKKK, encoded by the coding sequence ATGTCACTTTCCATTCCAAAATTACCCGAATCGAAAGATCCGAAAGTAAATTTTATCAGGGATATCCTGATCGTTTTTATCATTGTTGCAGCTATCGGCTGTGCTTTATTTGCAGTATCAGGAACATGGCCTGCCTTGGTCGCCGTCGAATCGGAAAGCATGGTCCCGAATCTGAACGTCAACGACCTTGTGTTTGTTGTTGACGAGAACAGATACGGCGGGTTCATGACGATGGTCGAGGCACAAGAGGCAGGGGTGATTTCGTTTGGAGGATACGGGGACGTGATCGTCTATCAGCCCAACGGGGTAACCGGCGTGACGCCAATCATCCACCGGGCGATAACATGGATCAACGAATCCGTCGCCGAAGATGCGGGATTTACCGGCGATGCAGCCCATGCAGGATATATTACTAAAGGCGACAACAATGACCTTATCGATCAGGATGCGATATTTTCGGCTTACGGGAGGATGCAGCCGGTCAAAGAGGAGTGGATCGTTGGAAAAGCATTGTTTGCGATCCCTCTGATCGGTTTTATACCGCTGCATCTGTTTGAGTCTGCCCTGATTGTGGTACTCATCATCGTTATCATTGAACTCGTCAGCAGAAAGCTGAAGAAGAACAAAGAGACCAAAACGAAAGGAAAGAAAAAATGA
- a CDS encoding undecaprenyl diphosphate synthase family protein gives MLSDEDVLFDAGKIEAVYTWTKEFPDIKKIIFHISTDDPRRIEGLLGLEELGKKTTVRVSTPEHDTIIGTGIPEILIALGKTGREEITDAIIKIAKEGVEPNEITEDMIEKHLIFHVNPDFVIKTGGNHLTDFLIWQSVYSELFFTDINWGGFRKVDYLRALRDYQSRGRRYGT, from the coding sequence ATGCTGAGCGATGAGGATGTACTTTTCGATGCGGGGAAAATAGAGGCGGTCTATACCTGGACAAAAGAGTTCCCAGACATCAAAAAGATCATTTTCCACATCAGTACGGATGATCCCCGGCGAATCGAGGGACTGCTTGGACTCGAAGAACTTGGAAAGAAAACGACCGTACGGGTAAGTACGCCCGAACACGACACGATAATCGGAACCGGAATTCCAGAGATCCTGATCGCTCTTGGCAAAACCGGAAGGGAAGAGATCACCGACGCGATCATCAAAATCGCAAAAGAGGGTGTGGAGCCTAATGAAATCACGGAAGATATGATAGAGAAACATCTCATATTTCACGTGAACCCGGATTTTGTGATAAAAACCGGAGGGAATCACCTCACCGACTTTTTGATCTGGCAGTCGGTGTATTCGGAACTTTTTTTTACCGACATCAACTGGGGCGGCTTTCGAAAAGTAGACTATCTTAGGGCGCTTCGCGATTATCAGTCCCGGGGCCGGCGATACGGGACATGA
- a CDS encoding DUF2551 domain-containing protein, producing MLSPSDLRKEIERRLRSYLSRDKSGIRKALLRLLIRAKSMTVPQIHEALSTKFDVTYHSVASMVGIVASKLGILSTHKMKDGALGVYELKAQYADLVEQVVAST from the coding sequence ATGCTTTCACCTTCAGATCTGCGAAAGGAGATTGAGAGACGACTTCGCAGTTATCTATCTCGTGACAAGTCAGGAATCAGAAAGGCGCTTTTACGTCTGCTCATTCGGGCAAAGTCCATGACCGTTCCCCAGATTCACGAAGCGCTTTCGACAAAGTTTGACGTGACCTATCATTCCGTGGCATCGATGGTTGGTATTGTTGCATCAAAATTAGGCATCCTGTCAACCCACAAGATGAAAGACGGTGCACTTGGAGTCTACGAACTTAAGGCACAGTATGCCGATTTAGTCGAACAGGTAGTTGCATCCACCTGA
- a CDS encoding archease: MVFEELEHTADIRMRISAPDLSSLFSESGFALAKILYGAYPLEPSTDSFPIHAEGKDREELIVNFLSELLFLTETEYLIPQKFTLSVGDSVSGTVEGVLFDREKHAGGTGVKGISYSGLSLTRTKTGYELIIIFDI; encoded by the coding sequence ATGGTTTTTGAGGAGCTCGAACACACTGCCGATATCCGTATGCGGATATCCGCCCCCGATCTATCTTCTCTGTTTTCAGAGAGCGGTTTTGCTCTGGCAAAAATTCTGTACGGAGCGTATCCTCTAGAACCCTCTACGGATTCATTTCCCATTCATGCAGAAGGAAAAGACCGCGAAGAACTGATCGTGAATTTCCTTTCGGAACTTCTCTTTCTGACGGAAACCGAGTATCTCATCCCCCAGAAATTTACCCTTTCTGTTGGAGACTCTGTTTCCGGTACGGTTGAGGGAGTTCTCTTCGACAGAGAAAAGCATGCCGGCGGCACCGGGGTAAAAGGCATCTCCTACTCAGGCTTATCGCTCACCAGAACAAAAACCGGATATGAACTGATAATAATTTTCGATATCTAA
- a CDS encoding RtcB family protein, whose protein sequence is MNDQIKQVTTNEWEIPMDFVPGMRVPGRFFLSKNLAETLEDGALTQLANVATLPGILKYSLGMPDIHWGYGFPIGGVGAFDAETGIISPGGVGFDINCGVRMITTPLTVSDISDMKELVEDLFNAVPTGVGSKSPIRLSQNDLSSMLEYGAKNAVEMGYGMEGDIPRCEENGAMEGAKPEHVSKKARQRGIPQCGTLGSGNHFLEVQVVDDVVDNETAKTFGVAKGQICVMIHCGSRGLGHQVCTDHLQVLESAAKKYGIDLPDRQLACAPLSSPEGEAYFGAMAASANYAWANRQIITHIVRELFVKKFHVSYEEMPLVYDVAHNVAKWEEHNVDGVRRNVCVHRKGATRAFGPGRAEVPHEFRASGQPVIIPGSMGTSSYILAGTDGAMEKTFGSTCHGSGRVKSRSSAKKSQTGEEVAKALLQQGIIVRAPNQAAIAEEAPDVYKSSSEVVQTVHDAGISRIVARMRPLGVIKG, encoded by the coding sequence ATGAACGACCAGATCAAACAGGTTACTACGAATGAATGGGAAATCCCCATGGATTTTGTTCCCGGGATGCGTGTTCCCGGACGGTTTTTCCTCTCGAAAAACCTTGCAGAGACGCTTGAGGACGGAGCTCTCACCCAGCTTGCCAACGTGGCGACGCTTCCGGGTATTCTCAAGTATTCCCTTGGAATGCCCGACATTCACTGGGGATACGGTTTTCCAATCGGCGGTGTCGGTGCATTCGACGCCGAAACCGGGATCATCTCGCCGGGCGGCGTAGGGTTCGATATCAACTGCGGGGTTCGGATGATCACGACCCCGCTTACCGTCTCCGATATTTCCGATATGAAAGAACTGGTCGAGGATCTTTTCAACGCCGTCCCTACAGGCGTTGGTTCGAAGAGCCCGATTCGTTTATCGCAGAATGATCTATCGAGTATGCTCGAGTACGGAGCAAAGAATGCCGTTGAAATGGGTTACGGCATGGAGGGCGATATTCCCCGATGTGAGGAAAACGGAGCAATGGAGGGGGCAAAGCCGGAGCATGTCAGCAAAAAAGCCAGACAGCGGGGCATTCCCCAGTGCGGAACGCTTGGTTCCGGGAATCATTTTCTGGAAGTCCAGGTTGTTGATGACGTGGTCGATAACGAAACGGCGAAAACGTTCGGCGTGGCTAAAGGACAGATATGTGTTATGATCCACTGCGGTTCAAGGGGTCTCGGGCATCAGGTCTGCACGGACCATCTGCAGGTTCTCGAGTCGGCAGCGAAAAAATACGGTATAGATCTTCCGGACCGTCAGCTTGCCTGTGCTCCGCTTTCCTCTCCCGAAGGGGAAGCATATTTCGGTGCAATGGCGGCTTCTGCAAATTATGCCTGGGCCAACCGTCAGATCATCACGCATATCGTCAGGGAACTTTTCGTCAAAAAGTTCCATGTCTCTTACGAGGAGATGCCTCTTGTTTATGATGTTGCCCACAATGTCGCGAAATGGGAGGAGCACAATGTTGACGGGGTCCGGCGAAACGTCTGTGTTCACCGGAAAGGAGCGACCCGGGCATTTGGTCCGGGCAGGGCCGAGGTCCCTCACGAATTCCGGGCTTCCGGTCAGCCGGTCATCATCCCAGGAAGCATGGGGACATCATCCTACATTCTGGCGGGAACGGACGGTGCCATGGAGAAAACGTTCGGGAGTACCTGCCATGGTTCCGGCAGAGTGAAAAGCCGTTCTTCGGCGAAAAAGAGTCAGACCGGCGAAGAGGTCGCGAAAGCTCTTCTTCAACAGGGCATCATCGTTCGAGCGCCGAATCAGGCGGCGATCGCCGAAGAAGCGCCGGATGTGTATAAATCCAGCAGTGAAGTCGTTCAGACCGTGCACGATGCCGGGATCTCACGGATCGTTGCCAGAATGAGACCTCTTGGGGTGATCAAAGGATGA
- a CDS encoding biotin--[acetyl-CoA-carboxylase] ligase, with protein sequence MTNVIFDLLHILDEAGIGQPVAGNVISERLGISRTAVWKYVNLLREVGYVIDASAKTGYTLRKRTWLLLPYEVKRHLKTKVIGQEMHHFEQVPSTNALARQMMHEVGDEVQPGTVLIAEQQTGGLGRMNRVWMSPEGGIWATIVVMPKLHVDQTFLIMMAASISLARAIRHEFELSALIQWPNDVFIGDKKVAGTTLELAADEDIIKYCLVGIGVDVNVCVEKVMPNLSKIVTSLSDELGHDVDRAQLFSVFLKEFERRYQMILKGETEPLFREWRSLSRTLHRRVRVRTIRESFEGEALDVDERGALIIHKDNGEVERVIAGDCYLI encoded by the coding sequence ATGACAAACGTAATATTCGATCTTCTGCATATTCTGGACGAAGCCGGAATCGGCCAGCCGGTTGCCGGAAACGTTATCAGTGAACGCCTGGGCATATCCCGGACTGCCGTCTGGAAGTATGTCAATCTTTTGCGTGAGGTCGGATATGTCATTGATGCCTCGGCAAAAACCGGATACACGCTTCGGAAACGTACGTGGTTATTACTCCCGTATGAGGTCAAACGGCATCTCAAAACCAAGGTCATCGGTCAGGAGATGCACCATTTCGAGCAGGTCCCTTCAACGAACGCACTTGCCCGGCAGATGATGCATGAGGTCGGAGACGAAGTTCAGCCGGGAACCGTTCTTATTGCCGAGCAGCAGACCGGCGGTCTTGGCAGAATGAACCGTGTATGGATGTCGCCTGAAGGAGGTATCTGGGCGACTATCGTGGTGATGCCAAAACTCCATGTCGATCAGACCTTCCTGATCATGATGGCCGCCTCGATCTCGCTAGCCCGGGCGATCAGACATGAGTTCGAACTCTCGGCTTTGATCCAGTGGCCGAACGATGTGTTCATCGGCGATAAAAAAGTTGCCGGAACGACGCTTGAACTTGCTGCGGACGAGGATATCATCAAATACTGTCTGGTAGGGATCGGTGTGGACGTGAACGTCTGCGTTGAAAAAGTTATGCCGAACCTTTCCAAGATCGTCACGTCTCTCTCGGATGAACTCGGCCACGATGTGGATCGTGCCCAGCTCTTCTCCGTGTTTCTTAAGGAGTTCGAACGCCGGTATCAGATGATTCTAAAAGGCGAAACCGAGCCTCTTTTCCGTGAATGGAGAAGTCTCTCCCGAACTCTTCACCGGAGGGTTCGCGTTCGGACGATCCGTGAGAGCTTCGAAGGCGAGGCACTCGACGTCGATGAACGTGGGGCATTGATCATCCACAAAGATAATGGCGAGGTCGAACGCGTGATAGCGGGCGACTGCTATCTTATCTGA
- a CDS encoding biotin transporter BioY: MYGDEKRSSLIIYSAVFVALITVGGWISIPFVVPFTLQTMFVLLAASVMKKYAVIPTALYVLFGTLGLPIFHNGTAGIGILLGPTGGFLIGFILMAFIAGMFFSKKTVSADITGLLLATLVSYICGAGWFMISSGATLLAALIACVVPFIAGDIIKITAVELITLRLRKSERFVFD; encoded by the coding sequence ATGTACGGTGACGAAAAACGTTCGAGTCTGATCATTTATTCAGCGGTGTTTGTGGCACTGATCACGGTAGGCGGCTGGATATCCATTCCGTTTGTCGTTCCGTTCACGCTTCAGACGATGTTTGTTCTGCTGGCGGCATCGGTGATGAAAAAATATGCGGTGATTCCAACAGCGCTGTATGTGTTGTTCGGCACGCTCGGTCTGCCGATCTTCCACAACGGGACTGCAGGAATTGGGATCCTGCTTGGACCGACCGGCGGGTTTTTGATCGGTTTTATTCTGATGGCATTCATTGCAGGCATGTTCTTTTCGAAAAAAACGGTGTCTGCCGATATAACCGGGCTTCTTCTCGCAACGCTTGTCAGTTATATCTGCGGGGCCGGATGGTTCATGATCTCCTCGGGAGCTACACTTCTGGCGGCCCTGATTGCCTGTGTGGTTCCGTTTATCGCAGGCGACATCATCAAAATCACTGCCGTTGAACTGATAACGCTTCGTCTTCGAAAAAGCGAGAGGTTCGTATTTGATTGA
- a CDS encoding ABC transporter ATP-binding protein — protein sequence MIEITDLRHGVLSIPSLSIPPGLTVVSGKNGAGKTTLLKICSGIVLPDSGSVSIDGPSPRLQNVGYVSEFPDRHLLFPIVFEEIASSLRFAKIPQARIEEKVLQTAEDAGITHLLKRECRTLSGGEKMLVGITAAVIHDPILLVLDEPDSHLDPETVEDLCSFISSRHISYVMWSSHSVSLRQKADFEVRL from the coding sequence TTGATTGAAATCACCGATCTCCGTCACGGGGTTTTGAGCATCCCCTCTCTATCGATTCCGCCTGGACTTACGGTGGTCTCCGGCAAAAACGGCGCAGGAAAAACAACGCTCCTGAAGATCTGTTCGGGGATCGTTCTTCCCGATTCAGGCTCTGTCAGTATAGATGGCCCTTCCCCTCGTTTGCAGAATGTGGGTTACGTGAGCGAGTTTCCCGACCGCCATCTGCTGTTTCCGATCGTGTTCGAAGAGATCGCCTCCTCCCTTAGGTTTGCCAAAATTCCGCAGGCCAGGATCGAGGAAAAAGTTTTACAGACCGCAGAGGATGCAGGCATAACTCATCTGCTCAAAAGGGAGTGCCGGACACTCTCCGGCGGTGAGAAGATGCTTGTCGGGATAACGGCGGCGGTCATTCACGATCCTATCCTTCTCGTTCTCGACGAGCCGGATTCCCATCTAGACCCGGAGACCGTTGAAGATCTTTGCTCGTTTATTTCTTCGAGACATATTTCGTATGTGATGTGGAGTTCGCATTCCGTTTCCCTTAGACAAAAAGCGGATTTCGAGGTGAGACTGTGA
- a CDS encoding ATP-binding cassette domain-containing protein, protein MRIVLSSVQLRAGAFSFAADDFFSEGVHMISGRIGSGKSTLGSALAGLSEIESGKIILEGCGSPILLMQFPEYQVTGPTVVREISSWGVPRGDPTFSSLDVEISDRDPFTLSRGELKRLMLACVFSKDPDVLILDEPYASLDISAKEVLTGMIENRRGITIVFSHETEYAPNHAVWWKIESGGLHRE, encoded by the coding sequence GTGAGAATCGTCCTCTCTTCGGTCCAACTCCGTGCAGGTGCATTTTCTTTTGCGGCCGACGATTTCTTTTCCGAAGGGGTCCATATGATTTCCGGCAGGATTGGGTCAGGAAAATCCACGCTTGGATCGGCTCTGGCCGGATTATCCGAAATTGAATCCGGGAAAATAATTTTGGAAGGCTGTGGTTCTCCAATTCTTTTGATGCAGTTTCCGGAATATCAGGTGACAGGCCCGACGGTGGTCCGTGAGATTTCGTCATGGGGCGTCCCCCGTGGGGATCCGACATTCTCCAGTCTCGACGTGGAGATATCGGATCGGGATCCGTTTACACTATCCAGAGGAGAACTGAAACGGCTGATGCTTGCCTGTGTTTTTTCCAAAGACCCGGATGTTCTCATTCTCGATGAGCCGTATGCTTCGCTGGATATTTCGGCGAAGGAGGTTTTGACCGGTATGATTGAAAACCGCCGGGGTATCACGATCGTTTTTTCTCATGAAACGGAGTATGCGCCGAATCACGCAGTGTGGTGGAAAATAGAGAGCGGAGGCCTGCATCGTGAGTGA
- a CDS encoding type IV pilin — protein sequence MDTSKDSGVSPVIATVLLIALSVVLIALVAAVVMASISSFTPVENKVVGFTVEVNATNNTALITPVAGNDLPFLTSYRVYTNNGHWDSPDAQGIRVPDFNSTVTYVNIVGNFTDHITALVFSGKVVIEGGVIIVTPVVNPYYVVGSDGYNTTSEFVDSFNTWYNKYYDTGLNPGDPGYEVVTVDINDKDFTFSNLNPIIVGNQPIEFSQSNVHDLSYGNVKILIDEGGNIVRAPGYYDALLEIGNISDPGTTEVTIEKKQGDPFTLNGSNIDGVTSPLITISSQGRLVVQKDATLVVENNQNLYGDGFGGGIFVDDGGELEVRGTLRINYNSANYGGGIYKSRWGSVTTPGTGTIIYLGNTAVIAGPNIYNEP from the coding sequence ATGGATACATCTAAGGACAGCGGCGTAAGTCCGGTTATTGCAACTGTACTTTTAATCGCTCTTTCCGTTGTTCTTATAGCGCTTGTCGCTGCAGTCGTTATGGCAAGCATCAGCTCTTTTACGCCTGTCGAGAATAAGGTGGTCGGGTTTACCGTTGAGGTGAATGCAACGAATAATACCGCCCTGATAACCCCGGTCGCAGGAAACGATCTTCCGTTTCTGACATCATACCGTGTATATACAAATAACGGACACTGGGACAGCCCTGATGCACAAGGGATCCGGGTTCCCGATTTCAATTCGACCGTGACGTATGTCAACATCGTCGGCAATTTTACGGATCACATCACGGCGCTGGTTTTCAGCGGAAAGGTCGTTATCGAAGGTGGTGTCATTATCGTGACCCCGGTGGTGAATCCGTATTATGTGGTCGGGTCTGATGGCTACAATACCACATCCGAATTTGTCGACTCGTTTAACACGTGGTATAACAAATACTACGATACCGGCTTGAATCCTGGAGATCCCGGGTATGAGGTCGTTACTGTAGATATAAATGATAAAGATTTCACGTTTTCCAACCTGAATCCGATCATTGTTGGAAATCAGCCGATTGAATTCTCTCAATCAAATGTACATGACCTGAGTTATGGTAATGTTAAAATTCTCATTGATGAAGGTGGAAACATTGTACGTGCCCCCGGTTATTATGATGCATTATTAGAGATAGGTAACATCAGTGATCCCGGGACGACCGAAGTTACGATTGAAAAAAAGCAAGGTGATCCGTTTACGCTCAATGGAAGTAATATCGACGGTGTTACATCCCCTCTTATAACAATATCATCCCAAGGCCGTTTGGTAGTTCAAAAAGATGCTACTCTTGTTGTGGAAAATAACCAGAACCTGTATGGAGATGGATTTGGGGGGGGGATATTTGTCGATGATGGTGGTGAACTGGAAGTACGTGGTACATTACGGATTAATTATAATTCTGCAAACTATGGCGGTGGTATTTACAAATCAAGATGGGGTAGCGTCACCACTCCGGGTACCGGGACTATAATATACTTAGGAAACACTGCAGTGATAGCAGGTCCTAACATCTATAATGAACCATAA